A genome region from Eschrichtius robustus isolate mEscRob2 chromosome 4, mEscRob2.pri, whole genome shotgun sequence includes the following:
- the RPS3A gene encoding small ribosomal subunit protein eS1 yields the protein MAVGKNKRLTKGGKKGAKKKVVDPFSKKDWYDVKAPAMFNIRNIGKTLVTRTQGTKIASDGLKGRVFEVSLADLQNDEVAFRKFKLITEDVQGKNCLTNFHGMDLTRDKMCSMVKKWQTMIEAHVDVKTTDGYLLRLFCVGFTKKRNNQIRKTSYAQHQQVRQIRKKMMEIMTREVQTNDLKEVVNKLIPDSIGKDIEKACQSIYPLHDVFVRKVKMLKKPKFELGKLMELHGEGSSSGKATGDETGAKVERADGYEPPVQESV from the exons ATGGCGGTCGGAAAGAACAAGCGCCTTACGAAAGGCGGTAAAAAGGGAGCCAAGAAGAAAGT GGTTGACCCATTTTCTAAGAAAGATTGGTATGATGTGAAAGCACCAGCTATGTTCAATATAAGAAATATTGGGAAAACACTAGTCACGAGAACTCAAGGAACCA AAATCGCATCTGATGGCCTCAAGGGTCGTGTGTTTGAAGTGAGCCTTGCTGATCTGCAGAATGATGAAGTTGCATTTAGAAAATTCAAGCTTATTACTGAGGATGTTCAGGGCAAAAACTGCCTGACTAATTTCCATGGCATGGATCTTACCCGTGACAAAATGTGCTCCATGGTCAAAAAATGGCAG ACCATGATTGAAGCTCACGTTGATGTCAAGACTACCGATGGATATTTGCTTCGTCTCTTCTGTGTGGGTTTTACTAAAAAACGCAACAATCAGATTCGGAAGACCTCTTATGCCCAGCACCAGCAGGTCCGCCAGATCCGCAAGAAGATGATGGAAATCATGACCCGAGAGGTGCAGACAAATGACTTGAAAGAGGTGGTCAATAAATT GATTCCAGACAGCATTGGAAAAGACATAGAAAAGGCCTGCCAATCTATTTATCCACTCCATGATGTCTTtgttagaaaagtaaaaatgctGAAGAAGCCCAAGTTTGAAT tgGGAAAACTCATGGAGCTACATGGTGAAGGTAGTAGTTCTGGAAAAGCTACTGGGGACGAGACAGGTGCTAAAGTTGAACGAGCTGATGGATATGAGCCGCCAGTCCAGGAATCTGTTTAA